From Triticum urartu cultivar G1812 chromosome 2, Tu2.1, whole genome shotgun sequence, a single genomic window includes:
- the LOC125536541 gene encoding putative polyol transporter 1 isoform X1: MAKHGRRPVNKYAFATAVLSTATPIFLGYDLAMVSSTAVLADADLRLLACVVVLSSLVGALTAMVAQCLIGDRRTVLLSAVVLCVGALTRGLAAGPAAFTVGVFINGIGMGQALMIVPAYVAELCPSSLRGALTSHPDGFVYLGCILGSLCYSTGFVKLPAHLAWWLTIVSGTAVPASLSFAALLMPESPRWLVARDQMTKARRVLSRTSATLEEAELRWLEIKAEHGTAPRDGIEETVATSVRRNRWKECAIWRELLARPTEPLPRAVVSALVAKVFASGMGRMSQYVQRGFLDVGVSSARQMPRALLAFGIAVVMSFSVSLVLVELGLLLATALAGSRAPSHLLPHRCGGHVGMTRRQEQLKRSRGLSATMLLSLIALVWIAPGPAQWADASSPSSSGSSRWLWAAAAMVNRESVLWSFARAYGASSLPVHGSLLVCPAVGVLVWFFFCACLLGARRRRASFIHVRSFPISTSAASLASLVHG; encoded by the exons ATGGCGAAGCACGGAAGGCGCCCTGTAAACAAGTATGCATTTGCCACCGCCGTGCTCTCGACTGCGACGCCCATCTTCTTGGGCTACG ACCTGGCCATGGTGAGCAGCACGGCCGTGCTCGCGGACGCCGACCTGAGGCTCCTGGCGTGCGTCGTGGTGCTCTCCTCCCTCGTGGGCGCGCTCACCGCCATGGTGGCGCAGTGCCTCATCGGTGACCGCCGCACTGTCCTCCTGTCGGCCGTGGTGCTCTGCGTCGGCGCGCTCACCAGGGGGCTCGCCGCTGGCCCCGCGGCGTTCACGGTCGGTGTCTTCATCAACGGCATCGGCATGGGCCAGGCGCTCATGATCGTCCCGGCGTACGTCGCCGAGCTCTGCCCCTCCTCGCTGCGCGGCGCCCTCACCTCCCACCCGGACGGCTTCGTGTACCTCGGCTGCATCCTCGGTTCCCTCTGCTACTCCACGGGCTTCGTGAAGCTCCCGGCGCACCTCGCCTGGTGGCTGACCATAGTCTCCGGAACGGCCGTTCCGGCCTCGCTCAGCTTCGCCGCCCTTCTCATGCCGGAGTCGCCCCGGTGGCTCGTGGCCAGGGACCAGATGACCAAGGCCCGGCGCGTGCTCTCCAGGACGTCCGCGACGCTGGAGGAGGCAGagctccgttggcttgagataaAAGCCGAGCACGGCACAGCACCGCGCGATGGCATCGAAGAGACGGTGGCGACGTCGGTGAGACGTAACCGGTGGAAGGAGTGCGCGATATGGCGGGAGCTGCTGGCGAGGCCGACGGAGCCTCTCCCCCGCGCGGTCGTCAGCGCGCTGGTCGCCAAGGTCTTCGCGTCCGGCATGGGGCGCATGTCCCAGTACGTGCAGCGCGGCTTCCTCGACGTCGGCGTCTCGTCGGCCCGGCAGATGCCGAGGGCGCTGCTGGCGTTCGGGATCGCCgtggtgatgtccttctccgtGTCGCTGGTCCTGGTGGAGCTCGGCTTGCTGCTGGCGACGGCACTCGCAGGTAGCCGCGCGCCGTCCCACCTCCTGCCTCACCGCTGCGGCGGCCACGTCGGCATGACCCGGCGGCAGGAGCAGCTGAAGCGGTCGAGGGGGCTGTCCGCGACCATGCTGCTGTCGCTGATAGCGCTGGTGTGGATCGCGCCCGGGCCGGCGCAGTGGGCGGACGCGTCGTCGCCGTCATCGTCCGGCAGCAGCCGGTGGCTgtgggcggcggcggccatgGTGAACAGGGAGTCGGTCTTGTGGAGCTTCGCGAGGGCGTACGGTGCCAGCTCCCTCCCCGTGCACGGGAGCTTGCTCGTTTGCCCCGCGGTCGGCGTGCTCGTGTGGTTCTTCTTTTGTGCGTGCCTTCTTGGCGCGAGGAGGAGGCGAGCCAGCTTCATTCACGTACGGTCTTTCCCAATAAGCACGTCCGCTGCTAGTCTAGCGAGCCTGGTCCACGGCTGA